The Candidatus Eisenbacteria bacterium genome contains the following window.
TCCCCCATTCTGTAAATCTTGTCGACGTTCCGCAGCTCTATCATCTTCGTCCCATGAACATTGGTATCCGCGGCCGAGAACTCGTCGTCTGCGTACTTGACGGCGTGCTCCCGGTTGTTACGGTTTCACTGAGAACCACCGTGTCGCCCGCCCTCAAGCCCTCGGTTATCTCGATCGTTTTCCCATCAGTGATCCCGGTTTTGACGCTTCGACGAATCGGCCTGTCTTCGAGAACTGTAACGAAGCTGTCTCCGTTCTCCTCAGAAACCGCGCCCTTGGGAATCACGAGTATGCTGTCCTTGCTCGCCACCACGAATTCCACGTTGGCGGTCATTCCGGAGGCCCAGTCGCCGGGCACTTGCACGGGCTCCACCATCACGTCGTATTCCACCACGCCCGAGACCAGGGTACCCTCGCGGGAGATCTTGGTCACCCTGGCGTTCACGCGCTCATCAGGAAAGGCGTCGAGCACCACCCACGCCTTCTGTTTCACTTTTATCTTGCCTATGTCTGCCTCGTCCACCTGGACGCTCGCCACCAGCCTGTCGGCGATCGCGAAGAGGACGGTCGCTGTGGTCACGTTCTGTCCGGGCTCGCAGGAGCGCATTATCACCTCTCCGCGTATCGAGTTGGTGAGAGGCACTAGTTTGTACGCCTTGTCTGCAATCTCGGAGGCCTCCTTCGCCTGCTTGATGGCTTCCTCGTCATTCTTCTCTTGGGCGGATTCAAGCGCGGAGCGGGCCGCGTCCAGGAGCGCAATTCTGTCTTCGCTGGAAATCCACGCGAGGATGTCTCCTTCCTTCACCCTGTCGCCTTCGTTGACTTCCACTTTGTCTATCCTGCCGCTGACAGACGAGCTGACCTCGACTCTCGTGTAGGGTTCGATCGTCCCCGTGGAAAGCACCTTGACCTCTATGCTGCCCGATTCGACTCTGGCAGTCTCGTAGGCGGGTTGATCCGTGTTGGCGAGACGTCTTTCTCGAAGGTAAAAGAGTCCGGCCAAGATGATCAGCACGGGGATTATTATGAAATACAGTTTCTTCATTAACTCGTCCTCCCACACGCCTTCTCCAACCTGGCAGCGGATACCCGGAGATTGTACAGCGCGCTTAGCTGGGTGGTCTCCGCCTGGGTAAGACCGGTTTCCTTCTGCTGCAGGAAGAAATAGGACGTCTTTCCTTGCTCGTATTGCAGCTTCGTCAGTTCGTAC
Protein-coding sequences here:
- a CDS encoding efflux RND transporter periplasmic adaptor subunit, whose product is MKKLYFIIIPVLIILAGLFYLRERRLANTDQPAYETARVESGSIEVKVLSTGTIEPYTRVEVSSSVSGRIDKVEVNEGDRVKEGDILAWISSEDRIALLDAARSALESAQEKNDEEAIKQAKEASEIADKAYKLVPLTNSIRGEVIMRSCEPGQNVTTATVLFAIADRLVASVQVDEADIGKIKVKQKAWVVLDAFPDERVNARVTKISREGTLVSGVVEYDVMVEPVQVPGDWASGMTANVEFVVASKDSILVIPKGAVSEENGDSFVTVLEDRPIRRSVKTGITDGKTIEITEGLRAGDTVVLSETVTTGSTPSSTQTTSSRPRIPMFMGRR